Part of the Mixophyes fleayi isolate aMixFle1 chromosome 12, aMixFle1.hap1, whole genome shotgun sequence genome is shown below.
AAGTGTCGAAAACAATTGTCTTGTAGAACCACAGGACTCTAAAACAGCTAATAAAATATGTAGACAGAGAAACAGTTCAGTTATTTCGTATTTAATAAGGATTTGTCATCATTTGTACTACTGATGGCTGTATAATTGCACATTTTTTAAAGCTAAACATTTATAGATCAATTTTATGACACAGAATGCTGTAGTGTATATCTTTTAAATGACTGTTGTAGTCTTTAATTGGAGTATGAATGTTAATTGTACTTAGTTTTCTTGTCACAGTTAACTGCATGTCATCATCTGTTACGGGAATGGGATTAGAATGAATATTAGCCAATCAATGTGTAAGAATAGCAAAATACAATCCTATCTTCAATGCCAAAGACAACTCTATGCTGTCCATTCAGGAAACTCCAGCTATAACTTGCGGGCCATGGAAATGTATTGTACTAAGCTACCAGCCTTGTGTGTGTTCATCCCCATAATTGCTGATATAACTGAGTTAACAAAGTTATTTGTTAGCAAAATTGCTAACTTCATCCATAATAGAAAACTCAGTTATTTGTGGAAAGGTGAAAGGGGCAgcacggggtcatgagttcaattcccgaccatggccttatctgtgtggagtttgtatgttctccctgtgtttgcgtgggtttcctccgggtgctcccacacttcaaaaacatactggtagattaattggctgctctcaaaaaaattgaccctagcctctccctctctgtctgtctgtatgagtctgtctgtgagtgtgtgtctatattatggaatttagactgtaagctccaaatggggcagggactgatgtgagtgagttctctgtacagcgctgcggaatcagtggcgctatataaataaatggtgatgatgatgatgatgatgaaggtagcaCATTGCCGACAAACAGCAAAATACCAGTGGGAGTAGAGAGCTGTTAGAGGATTCACCAGATCTATCGGAACCTGGTTTTATGTGGAATGCAGTTTCGGCTGAAATTATCTTTAAATGTTGGTTATGATTTATGCAAAAATAGGAAAATGGCATATCATTCTTACATTGTAGGCGCTAAGTCTAATTAATAATCAGCCTTTACACAAAACTTTTACATTCACCGTTTTTTTGGAAATTATACTTATTATAATCCCTTTTCTATCTTATTCTGTTGATCAGATGGCACTTGGATGTGACTAATGTGCCTGCCTTAACTCTGAGGGTTGTAGGGGTGTCTAAAGGTATTGAAGCACCCAGCACAAAACACAAATTACTTTGCTAATGATGAATATTGAGGACAGGACCATCAATTGACTGTGCCTTGAATGGGGGTAGATAAACACTATGGAggatattgtaataaaatatttgatttttttccatCAATTTTTAGCACTTAAATATATCATGGCAAGGTAGCATAAAATGATCGGTCAGAATGGGAAGCCCACCAGACAGAGACTTCCCCATGTTTGAGGAAAGCAGACCTGAGCTGGAGAGCAGGATCTCCTGCTTCGGATCTTTTGATGGTTCTCAAGTCCAACTGGAATGAGGGATTTGGGGAGCACAGGTAAGTGGTAGATATTCTTGGTCACCACAACTATGGTTTCTTGGTCATCTCAATTATTTTAATCTGAATGTTAGTTTTTAGTTCAGGGCACAATCATCCTTGAAACGCCACATTCCAGGACAACTATTTGTATACCCAAGTCCAACCTCCCAACACATCTACAGAAAATGACAACATTCAGGAGGCACGTTGGAGTCACAGTGTACATTATTTTTCTGTGTCACAGCTTACTATATTGACATTTTAACTGCAATACAATGCAACATCAACTCTTCTATGCAAAATGGTCCCGCGCgagataaatgaaaaaataacttACCAATGTTTGAAGACATCCGGCTAGACTctgaaaattgaaaaaaaatcataagTGTGAATCCATAATATAGAAATGTAACCACAAAGGgtcattttataaaatgaaaaatgctGTTTTCTACTTATTTTATGATATTGACCTATATCTGTGCATTTGAGTCCATTTTTAGGGtctacacatgaattggcatgtcTAGGTGGCAGTGACTGTGGGGAAGCAGAATGTTGGTCCTTGTGATGACTGGATGGTCCATTCCTTGCTCATTGAAGTAATGTGACCGAATCTAAAAGTTGCTTATTTTAATGGGACAAGAACACCTATTGACCTTTAGGGCACAGAAATGGAAAATTTATATAGCATTCCAAGTGCTGCAGAGCGATAAGTGACTTTTGCCCAAGCTGTAAAGGTtttgtgattggctgttggccCTAATCTTCAAAGAGAAGTCTTTTAAGCTTTTTATATACTAATCATACTTATATGTGTGCATACAGCAATAGAATTGAAACTTTAAAAAGTACAAATATAGCACATGAAATAAATATTCCTATGACTAGTTTAAAAATACAAgagaagctccaatggggaataTTCATCTACAAATGTAAAGTCTTCATCTAATTGGGTCATGATGTAACTAGAATTCCTGATACGATAAAAGACGTTGCAAGTCCTCCAACAGGACTAAAAACGAGGATACAATTACTACCCTAGACAGAGAGaaatacatttcattacaaaccCTGCCCTTTTCAAGTCCAACAGAAGAACTCGGAGAAGCAGCCAGAGATATCTTCAGTAGTCGTTGGTTGCGGAGTTTGGTTCACAATGGAAGATTAACCAGACATATTGACTAAGGTGGAACTTTAGGGACTTTTCATTAAACCACAAGGAAGATGGCCGGAGGAAATGATCCACATGGCCACAAGAAATTAATATGCACACTAACTTATGGGCTATATCTCTCTGCAAACTATTTACTTTATTTTGGTAATGTTATCATATAATAGATGATGATTAAGAAGATGGTCTCTTCACCTTCAGTGTACCTTGTTTTCTGAACTACCTACAGTATACCTTGCAACAACACATAGGTTACTGATTGAAGAACAGGTTGTAATGtgaaataggtgtaagaaatccaGGAATTTTTTTCAATCTACTACATACCATTAATTCTGAGATCATAGAGCTGAGCACAAAGGTAACTTGAATCCTTTGCAAATAAGACGGCTCGGTATATCCGTCTGTCATTGGTTTTTAGATTGATTATTTTTAAGGATCCATCAGCCAAGGTAAATAGTCTCCCAGTATAGCTAAAGCTATATTTTGCCAGCTCTATAGGTTGGCCTGGTGTTGTGTTGGCAATAAGATGTTCCTCGAAATCCCAAGTAACAGAAGTGAACGAAGTCTGGTTCAGTTGTAGGATAATGTCTTCCCCCTCTTTAACATTAAGACTTTTTGTAGATCCACAAGAGGAAGAGAAAGCAtctaaaataaaaagaagaagtaTGAAAAAAAGTAAGATTTTTCCATGAGTGTTTCAAAGAGCCACGTGTGCAATTAATTGAATCAATATTGAAGtattaaccaatcacattccccAATGTGTTGCATTTTCTTTaggtgtgcaaaatataaaatcatcaCAAACCCTAAATATCAAAGCACAAAGAGTCTGGATTAGAGACAGACTGCAGATCCTGGAACACAGACACAATCAATGATGTGCAGTACGgtggcttctgcctcacagcgctggggtcatgagttcaattcccgaccatggccttatccgtgtggagtttgtatgttctccctgtgtttccgtgggtttcctccgggtgctccggtttcctcccacactccaaaaacatactggtaggttaattggctgctaacaaattgaccctagtcagtctgtctgtctgtctgtctgtgtgttagggaatttagactgtaaggcccaatggggcagggactgatgtgagtgagttctctgtacagcgctgcggaatcagtggcgctatataaataaatggtgatgatgatgacgtgtCAAAGCTTTGCTCTCAGATGAAGCTTTAAATAGGTGAATAAacctgggtacaaactacaggctTTTTTACCTgattatctggccaatcacacaataaatgactgttcggTTCGATAtttcattagtgtgtacgcttccacgatcatgtttttatcgtttcaaagcacatcgtattatttcatttgattttataaatggactaaaaatttcTATAAACgaaacaatgtcgggcaaattctgaagcaCTCACAACCAGTAGTATAGGCAGATCCccacagagtcacaatctttgcaaccgatggttatgacagatgaagagcaccgaTCTGACGGTAAATGGTGTAAACCGTGTATAGTGCGTACagaggaatcggctgctgatcaggactttcactcgttggtaaaatcgtcaaCGATGTTGCAGCAGGAGAAATAttctgtagtgcgtacccagtCTTACCTTACCAGCAGTGGCTATCTGTGTGAGTAGATGCACTGAGCAAGCTCCCGAGGCTCTAGGGGGTTTCCGAATAGAGATCACAACTGAGCATGCTCAAAGATAAGGGATTATCCAGATAGGATCTTGCCATTGCTGGCCAAACTGAGAGCATATAAGGGTGTAAAGTTTACATTTGCTGATGGAGGTGAGCAGATTGTGTTATGCCTTTCTAAGTATATATTAGGCACAAAATACTCCTAGTTTTGAAGTAAATGAGCTTTAAATGGATTGGGGAGGACACGCATAGAGACGTGTTCTCTATTTTACAGGTGACCATACAGCATTTTCTCCCAGCAACAGGACCTCAGTAGTCTGCTAGCTCAGATTTGCACCTTCCTGTAGTAGAAAAGAACATTTCCAGGTGCTCTTTGCAAAATTTGTTAATAGCacttaaacacacaaaagtgccacatagAATGCCACACACACTTTTATATGGCTTGTCAACACTCGTTTTGACATTAGAATGCTCAGTTATGCATAAtgtgaaacaataaaaaatgaaagtgatGCTAGCAGATAGTAATCTGCGTTAAATTATGAGGTTTTCTAAGATTGCGATTTGGCTGTGTTGGTTCACAAAAAATCTAAGAAAGAGGAACTTGAGAAACTGCAATTTCCTCATGTCATTGCAAGTAAGACCAATATTATTTGCATCATCTAAATATATCATGGGTATAAATGTGCCCAAAAGTGTTATGTTCACAAAAATATACTTTGTGATGTATTGTTCCCCCAAAGTGGAGATCTATGTTTTATCAAGCAAAAAAACAAGTACAAAATGAAAATCTGATATTAACCAATATTGTGAGGATCCCAAACTTAGTTATTGCACTGAATATGATATAATTAGATATTGCAATTAAAAGTGGAACGttaaattattagaaaaaaaaaaaacaggcaatataCAAGCGCAAAATCTAAGATATGAATAATTTGGGTTAAATGTGCTAATTAGTTGACATAATTCAGGATTTTATCTGCGAATAATAGGAAACAATATAGACAAtaggaacaattttttttaataaacctcACTCTGCAAAATGCttgagacataggggtatatttgcttATCTGcagggtggagatgttgcctatagcaaccaatcagattctagttatcatttatttagtacattctataaaatgacagctagaatctgattggttgctataggcaacacctccactttttcaaacccgcagtctatTAAATATACTCCATAATGTTGATGATAAACAGTAATTGGACAGAGCACAACACAAAAAGAAACAGTTTCCTCATATCTAATAttatttatgtgtatgtgtgtaatttGAAAAACATGGAAACAAACCATTCATATATAAAgatctatttttaatttaaaacacactgaaaacacattattgaaaattaaaaattaatataacACTATTCTCCCCATCTAATCATTGTCTTGTGTGAAGCCATAGACAAGTGTTTTAAATGAACCTAATTAGAGATCATCtggatagtaaaaaaaaatagaaactcaCAGTTCTGTTGATAAGTAATCAGAAACCACCAGCAGAATGAGGAGAGAATGTTTACTTTAAGTTGTGACATCTCCGGCTTCTAGGAACAGTCGAGGATTGCAGACTTCCTCTACTACACACCACACATAGAACAATAGCGAAATTCTACAAGCTAAAAGCTTTTATACAACCTCCTACGCATTTATCTATACAACCTTTACTCCCACTGTTACAATAGCTGGTGATATATTGTGGTTTTTGGACTGGTTCAAATCGGCTTCAGTTGTTAAAGCCCAATTAGCTCTTCTAAGTTTAAGTTTGAATTTTGAATTTGCATCTCTCAGTCTACATTAAAGATGTTAAAATAAACCATTCAATGTTCCTATGTGAGTGTAAATAGCTATATTTTATCAAATTAGTAACATTTTGGAATTTGAATAGCAATAATTTCTTTCGAGTTCGATGGTCGAGCTAGCTATTAGACATTAAAACCATTACAAATACTATTCAATGTATATTTAAGCTCGGACAAGCTTAAATATGTTTGGACCATGTTTGAAATTTGATAAAACTCTTTAGTCTCTCTGGAGCTTGAGAAGTATGTTGATGTTTTGAATCTAAGAATCATTTAAACAAACTATTTTAAAAACCACATTGAAGCAAATTTAAGCTCATCAAACATCCATGGAGGTCCTATGACCTCTCAACAGAAACATCTTAACATTTTAACAGACGTTTGACTAAAGATGAGCAAAAATTAGGCAGAATTCAAGTTTAATTTCAGAAAAAGCTGGGTGCTAAATTTTCAGTGACACAATGTTCAAATTCTGCTTTTACGTTGTTTCTATACTATATTTGTAAACTGGCTTTTTTAAAGTCTATGAATACAGCAAGGAGGCCAAAGGTGAACTCATTCTCCTGTGTGGTTTGGTTGTCATAGGCCAAATTCTAGAGATGAAACATGTAAATGACAACCAGTTCATGAATGAAAGAATGTTGCCAACTACCTGTGTGGTAGACCTCAGCACTTTGAGATTAGCTGATTGCCAAAATCTTCTCTTACCTTCATGGAGCTACTCAACATCAGCGATGGGATAATATTTGGGAGACCGTTGGCCAAGTAGCTTGTAGGGGGCGCTGACATTAAAACTTCATTGTCATAGTGAAGACATGGCAAAGCCAGCATGTGCCATATGGCACGGAGGGTCAACTAGCTTTTGAAGGTTAGTGCTAGGGTCCTATTCTCTGCACACATAACTGTAAGAGGGTCATAATGACACATGATGACAGATGATGGGTGGTGGGAGGGTCAAAGATATAGCTCATCAAGGGCATCTGAAAACAGCACTTGGTAGAAATCATCCTTAAATCTTGGAGACCAAGAGCAGTTTGAACAAGAAGACTGGAGCACACTACCAGAACGGAGATGCAGGAAGCTCACCCATGGCTATTGGAACTAgctgtttgacattttttttccccaaaagctGTGGAAGCAATTATTAAGGGTATCAATAATATTGTCAATGCAATTCCTTTACATTTTATGATTCAACATTATATGGACTATtataaattcagaataaaatacACAGGTTTTTCTAATATTGATGAACAGAGAAATAATTTTGGAGACCATATTCTGTTGTTAATTAAcacttatgtttagaggaaattgtgagctAATTTCGAAGAGTGCAAGAGTGACCATATCTTTGGATGAACTTTCCTAAATCAACAAGGATCCCACCAATTAAAAGTTTTGGTCTATCCCATTAAAAGCTGATTTATAACGTAGGAATATATAAGAAAATAGATTATGACATTGTACCCATGGTATTTTGCAAGATGTACTAATGTAGCATTTCAAAGTGGAAACATTGTTTTGTGATTCATGTCCTTTTTTTAGTGTCACAACAAATCTTTCATTTCCCCAACTTTCCCGTGAGGGAGGCACAGAAATGAGGTCATGGTTAATATGACAACAGGCAGCTCTAACTTCTACATTCTGCAAAGAGCAACTTCCCTTTTTTTAGAAAGCGTCAGACAGATTGGCAaaataacagacaaagaggagattCTTGTACACCTGGAGCTGATGGAGAGTGGATGTACCCCAGTTTGCGTAGATTGTCTTGGGTGAATTCACTTTGTGCATACCCCAAAAGTGTATATATGgttttgtttccatttttttttaaattgtttaattgCAGACACCCATAGTTATATTCAATGTTAGATATGAGGATACTATTTATGCTCTGTACAAATACTTACATATTAAGCTTAAATTGTATCCAGTAGTTTACTCTGTAATCAGACCTGCACATATCTTaaagatagcgcaaaactcaaatcgatataaaatttattacagaTACATGTGTATCAACGATAAAAATGATAAGCAATTGCTTCAATATATTCTGGTTAAGTGAATGAAGTATCAAAGGAGACTTGACAATCATGAGACTAAGTCATTGGCATATAGCCTGGTTCACTGAACCAGGCtatatgtttttgtgtgacacaATTTAGAAGCCTCAAGTGTTATTGttctaatgatatatatatatatatatatatatatatatctccactaTGATATTTATAATGATATTATGCCAATGACTT
Proteins encoded:
- the LOC142108165 gene encoding uncharacterized protein LOC142108165; its protein translation is MSQLKVNILSSFCWWFLITYQQNYAFSSSCGSTKSLNVKEGEDIILQLNQTSFTSVTWDFEEHLIANTTPGQPIELAKYSFSYTGRLFTLADGSLKIINLKTNDRRIYRAVLFAKDSSYLCAQLYDLRINESSRMSSNIAVLESCGSTRQLFSTLGGEVTLQLPNETRVAFITWDINNIDHIAITRPGQNVVLVNNSYVGRLSAMIDGSLKMFNLTTEDQRVYRAEVFIKNWIYRCTQIYDVRVRKVFRGYSLQTIIRLALSACILVITFFILVHHMKTVTVLGSELRLNE